In Citrobacter sp. RHB25-C09, the following proteins share a genomic window:
- a CDS encoding ATP-binding cassette domain-containing protein: protein MNDAVITLNGLTKRFAGMDKPAVAPLDCTLQAGYVTGLVGPDGAGKTTLMRMLAGLLKADDGSATVLGFDPIVNDSALHAVLGYMPQKFGLYEDLTVMENLNLYADLRSVTGKAREKTFARLLEFTSLGPFTGRLAGKLSGGMKQKLGLACTLVGEPKVLLLDEPGVGVDPISRRELWQMVHELAGDGMLILWSTSYLDEAEQCRDVLLMNEGELLYQGDPTKLTQTMAGRSFLMHSPQENNRKLLQRALKLPQVSDGMIQGKSVRLILKKEATAEDIRRGEGMPEIEISETTPRFEDAFIDLLGGASTSESPLGAILHTVEGTPGETVIEAKALTKKFGDFAATDHVDFAVKRGEIFGLLGPNGAGKSTTFKMMCGLLVPTSGKALVLDMDLKVSSGKARQHLGYMAQKFSLYGNLTVEQNLRFFSGVYGLRGRAQNDKIERMSEAFGLKSIASHATDELPLGFKQRLALACSLMHEPDILFLDEPTSGVDPLTRREFWLHINSMVEKGVTVMVTTHFMDEAEYCDRIGLVYRGKLIARGTPDDLKAQAADDETPDPTMEQAFIRLINDWDKENEHA from the coding sequence ATGAATGATGCCGTCATCACGCTGAACGGACTCACAAAGCGATTCGCAGGGATGGATAAACCGGCGGTCGCTCCGCTCGACTGTACTCTGCAGGCGGGCTATGTGACCGGACTGGTGGGGCCCGATGGCGCGGGCAAAACCACGTTGATGCGGATGCTGGCCGGCCTGCTCAAAGCGGATGACGGCAGCGCCACGGTGCTTGGCTTTGATCCGATCGTTAACGACAGCGCGCTGCACGCCGTACTGGGTTATATGCCGCAAAAATTCGGCCTGTATGAGGATCTCACCGTGATGGAGAACCTCAATTTGTACGCCGATTTGCGCAGCGTGACGGGGAAAGCACGGGAGAAGACCTTTGCGCGCCTGCTGGAATTTACGTCACTCGGCCCGTTTACTGGGCGTCTGGCAGGTAAACTCTCCGGCGGTATGAAACAGAAGCTGGGGCTGGCCTGCACCCTGGTCGGCGAGCCGAAGGTGCTGCTTCTGGACGAACCCGGCGTTGGCGTGGACCCAATCTCCCGTCGCGAATTGTGGCAGATGGTCCATGAACTGGCGGGCGACGGGATGCTCATCCTCTGGAGCACCTCCTATCTGGATGAGGCTGAACAGTGCCGGGATGTGCTACTGATGAACGAAGGCGAACTTCTGTATCAGGGCGACCCGACAAAGCTGACGCAAACTATGGCCGGACGCAGTTTTCTGATGCACAGCCCGCAGGAAAACAACCGCAAACTGCTCCAGCGGGCGTTGAAACTGCCACAGGTCAGCGACGGCATGATCCAGGGGAAATCCGTGCGGCTCATCCTCAAAAAAGAGGCCACGGCGGAGGACATTCGCCGGGGTGAGGGCATGCCGGAGATAGAAATCAGTGAAACGACGCCGCGCTTTGAAGATGCGTTTATCGACCTGCTGGGCGGCGCTTCTACATCGGAATCCCCGCTGGGGGCGATTCTGCACACGGTTGAAGGCACGCCGGGTGAAACGGTGATCGAAGCCAAAGCGCTGACCAAAAAATTTGGCGATTTTGCCGCCACCGACCACGTTGACTTTGCCGTCAAACGGGGAGAAATTTTTGGCCTGCTTGGGCCAAACGGCGCAGGGAAATCCACCACCTTCAAAATGATGTGCGGCCTGCTGGTACCCACCTCCGGCAAAGCGCTGGTGCTGGATATGGATCTGAAAGTCAGTTCCGGGAAAGCGCGCCAGCACCTGGGCTATATGGCGCAAAAATTTTCACTGTACGGCAACCTGACGGTGGAGCAAAACCTGCGCTTCTTCTCAGGCGTGTACGGTCTGCGAGGGCGCGCGCAGAATGACAAAATTGAGCGGATGAGCGAGGCGTTTGGCCTGAAAAGCATTGCCTCCCATGCCACCGACGAACTGCCTCTGGGCTTTAAGCAGCGTCTGGCGCTGGCCTGCTCGCTGATGCACGAGCCGGATATTCTCTTCCTCGACGAACCCACCTCCGGCGTAGACCCCCTCACCCGCCGCGAATTCTGGCTGCATATCAACAGCATGGTCGAAAAAGGGGTGACAGTGATGGTCACCACCCACTTTATGGATGAGGCGGAATATTGCGATCGCATTGGGTTGGTTTATCGCGGCAAGCTGATCGCCCGTGGGACGCCAGACGATCTGAAAGCGCAGGCGGCCGATGACGAAACGCCGGATCCGACGATGGAACAGGCCTTTATCCGTCTGATTAACGACTGGGATAAGGAGAACGAACATGCGTAA
- the hlyD gene encoding secretion protein HlyD, with product MKKPVVIGLVVAALVAVIAGGTWWYQSRQDNGLTLYGNVDIRTVNLSFRVGGRLASLKVDEGDAIKTGQVLGELDRAPYENALMQAKAGVSVAQAQYDLMLAGYRQEEIAQAAAAVKQAQAAYDYAQNFYNRQQGLWKSRTISANDLENARSSRDQAQASLKSAQDKLTQYRSGNREQDIAQAKASLEQAQAQLAQAELNLHDTTLVSPSNGTLLTRAVEPGSMLNEGSTVLTLSLNRPVWVRAYVDERNLSQAQPGREILLYTDGRPDKPYHGKIGFVSPTAEFTPKTVETPDLRTDLVYRLRIVVTDADDALRQGMPVTVTFGNEARHE from the coding sequence ATGAAAAAACCGGTTGTTATCGGACTGGTCGTCGCGGCGTTGGTCGCTGTGATTGCTGGCGGCACGTGGTGGTATCAGAGTCGACAAGACAACGGGCTGACGCTCTACGGCAACGTCGATATCCGCACTGTCAATCTGAGCTTTCGCGTAGGTGGACGGCTCGCCTCGCTCAAGGTCGATGAAGGCGATGCCATTAAAACAGGACAGGTTTTAGGCGAGCTGGATCGTGCGCCCTATGAAAACGCCTTAATGCAGGCAAAAGCGGGCGTTTCTGTCGCCCAGGCGCAGTATGATTTGATGCTGGCAGGCTATCGCCAGGAAGAGATCGCCCAGGCCGCGGCTGCCGTGAAGCAGGCGCAGGCGGCCTATGATTACGCGCAAAATTTCTACAATCGTCAGCAGGGTCTGTGGAAAAGCCGCACCATCTCCGCTAACGATCTGGAAAATGCCCGTTCTTCCCGCGACCAGGCACAGGCGTCGTTGAAGTCCGCGCAGGATAAATTGACACAGTACCGTTCCGGTAATCGTGAGCAGGATATCGCGCAGGCTAAAGCCAGCCTTGAGCAGGCACAGGCACAACTGGCACAGGCCGAACTGAATCTTCACGATACGACGCTGGTCTCCCCGTCAAACGGTACGCTGTTAACCCGGGCCGTTGAGCCCGGCAGTATGCTCAACGAAGGCAGCACCGTGCTCACACTCTCCCTTAACCGTCCGGTCTGGGTACGCGCCTACGTCGACGAACGCAACCTCTCTCAGGCGCAGCCGGGGCGCGAAATTCTGTTGTATACCGACGGACGCCCCGATAAGCCATACCACGGTAAAATCGGCTTTGTTTCACCAACGGCCGAATTCACCCCGAAAACGGTAGAGACGCCCGATCTGCGTACCGATTTGGTCTATCGCCTGCGCATCGTCGTTACTGACGCAGACGATGCGCTGCGCCAGGGGATGCCCGTCACGGTCACCTTCGGCAACGAGGCAAGACATGAATGA
- the cecR gene encoding transcriptional regulator CecR: MNISTTTKGEQAKNQLIAAALAQFGEYGLHATTRDIAAQAGQNIAAITYYFGSKEDLYLACAQWIADFIGGQFRPHAEEAEKLFAQPEPDRNAIRELILRACKNMILLLTQDDTVNLSKFISREQLSPTAAYQRVHSQVIEPLHSYLTRLIAAYTGCDANDTRMILHTHALLGEVLAFRLGKETILLRTGWSQFDEEKTALIYQTVTCHIDLILQGLSQRSLD, translated from the coding sequence ATGAATATCTCCACCACCACCAAAGGCGAACAAGCCAAAAATCAACTGATTGCTGCCGCGCTGGCACAGTTTGGCGAATATGGTCTGCATGCCACGACCCGTGATATTGCCGCCCAGGCCGGACAGAACATCGCCGCCATCACCTATTATTTTGGCTCAAAGGAAGATTTATACCTCGCCTGCGCCCAGTGGATCGCCGATTTTATCGGGGGGCAGTTTCGCCCACACGCCGAAGAAGCGGAAAAACTGTTTGCCCAGCCGGAGCCAGACCGCAACGCAATCCGCGAACTGATCCTCCGTGCCTGCAAGAACATGATCCTGCTGTTAACGCAGGATGACACCGTTAACCTGAGCAAATTTATCTCGCGCGAGCAGCTCTCCCCGACCGCCGCTTATCAACGTGTGCATTCGCAGGTCATCGAGCCATTGCACAGCTATTTAACCCGGTTGATTGCCGCCTATACCGGCTGCGACGCCAATGACACACGGATGATTTTGCATACCCACGCGCTGCTGGGTGAAGTACTTGCATTCCGCCTGGGTAAAGAAACCATTCTGTTACGCACTGGCTGGTCGCAGTTTGATGAAGAAAAAACGGCACTGATTTATCAGACCGTGACCTGTCATATCGATCTCATTCTGCAAGGTTTATCGCAAAGGAGTCTGGACTGA
- the rhlE gene encoding ATP-dependent RNA helicase RhlE has product MSFDSLGLNSDILRAIAEQGYREPTPIQTQAIPAVLEGRDLMASAQTGTGKTAGFTLPLLQHLITKQPHVKGRRPVRALILTPTRELAAQIGENVRDYSKYLNIRSLVVFGGVSINPQMMQLRGGVDVLVATPGRLLDLEHQNAVKLDQIEILVLDEADRMLDMGFIHDIRRVLAKLPAKRQNLLFSATFSDDIKALAEKLLHNPLEIEVARRNTASEQVTQHVHLVDKKRKRELLSQMIGQGNWQQVLVFTRTKHGANHLAEQLNKDGIRSAAIHGNKSQGARTRALADFKSGDIRVLVATDIAARGLDIEELPHVVNYELPNVPEDYVHRIGRTGRASATGEALSLVCVDEHKLLRDIEKLLKKEIPRITTPGYEPDPSIKAEPIENGRQQRGGNGGGGRGRGQGQGQSAGRAQQARRQDGGAPKARTRSGEGKPAGEKPRPPRRPRRITPAQ; this is encoded by the coding sequence ATGTCTTTTGATTCCCTGGGTTTGAACTCTGATATTCTGCGCGCCATTGCTGAGCAGGGTTACCGCGAACCCACCCCCATCCAGACGCAGGCGATTCCTGCGGTGCTGGAAGGCCGCGACCTGATGGCGAGTGCGCAAACCGGCACCGGTAAAACCGCAGGCTTTACGCTGCCGCTGTTACAACATCTCATTACTAAACAGCCGCATGTGAAAGGGCGTCGCCCGGTGCGTGCGCTGATCCTCACTCCAACGCGTGAACTGGCGGCGCAGATTGGTGAGAACGTCCGTGATTACAGCAAATACCTGAACATTCGCTCGCTGGTCGTCTTTGGCGGGGTAAGTATTAATCCGCAGATGATGCAACTGCGCGGCGGCGTGGATGTGCTGGTGGCGACGCCGGGGCGTTTGCTGGACCTGGAACATCAGAATGCGGTGAAGCTGGATCAGATTGAAATTCTGGTGCTGGATGAAGCCGATCGCATGCTGGACATGGGCTTTATTCACGACATCCGTCGCGTACTGGCGAAACTGCCGGCGAAGCGACAAAACCTGCTGTTCTCTGCGACGTTCTCTGACGATATCAAAGCGCTGGCTGAGAAGCTGCTACACAACCCGCTGGAAATTGAAGTCGCGCGCCGTAATACCGCTTCTGAGCAGGTGACGCAGCATGTGCATCTCGTTGATAAGAAACGCAAGCGTGAGCTGCTTTCACAGATGATCGGACAGGGTAACTGGCAGCAGGTGCTGGTGTTCACCCGTACTAAGCATGGTGCGAACCATCTGGCGGAACAGTTGAACAAAGACGGCATTCGCAGTGCGGCAATCCATGGCAACAAGAGTCAGGGGGCGCGTACCCGTGCGCTGGCCGATTTTAAATCCGGTGATATTCGCGTACTGGTCGCGACTGACATCGCGGCGCGTGGTCTGGATATCGAAGAGCTCCCGCACGTGGTGAACTACGAGCTGCCGAACGTGCCGGAAGATTATGTCCACCGTATCGGTCGTACCGGACGTGCTTCCGCGACCGGTGAAGCGCTGTCGCTGGTTTGTGTCGATGAGCATAAGCTATTGCGCGATATCGAAAAACTGCTGAAAAAAGAGATCCCACGGATTACGACTCCGGGCTATGAGCCGGACCCGTCAATTAAAGCTGAGCCGATCGAGAATGGTCGTCAGCAACGTGGTGGGAATGGTGGTGGCGGAAGAGGCCGTGGTCAGGGGCAAGGACAGAGTGCAGGTCGTGCTCAGCAAGCGCGTCGTCAGGATGGCGGTGCGCCGAAAGCCAGAACGCGCAGCGGTGAAGGTAAACCGGCGGGTGAAAAGCCGCGTCCACCGCGCCGCCCACGTCGAATTACCCCAGCGCAGTAA
- a CDS encoding GntR family transcriptional regulator, with product MKESLYKRIARELAQQISTGTYPPGALFPTEMELCETWQVSRHTMREALRELTEQGLISRRKGAGTRVCEPRESGVNHPLLHLEDLVLLAKNNLRVIKKIDEIVADIELSQLIGCPPGSRWLHIASIREDAQNPDAPICWTDSYASTDYSRLRSYIRDDPHALISDLIETHYGIKSHEVHQEITAVGVPKKVAKILNVAPDSPAMRIVRRYRDRDGKVFETTISIHPAGRYTCSIVLKPQSSGE from the coding sequence ATGAAAGAATCACTCTACAAGCGAATAGCCCGTGAACTGGCTCAGCAGATCTCCACGGGAACCTACCCGCCCGGCGCGCTGTTTCCTACGGAAATGGAACTGTGCGAAACATGGCAGGTGAGCCGTCACACCATGCGGGAAGCGTTAAGGGAATTAACGGAACAGGGGTTAATCTCCCGTCGAAAAGGGGCGGGAACGCGGGTTTGCGAACCGCGCGAGAGCGGCGTGAATCATCCCCTCCTGCACCTTGAAGATTTGGTACTACTGGCGAAGAACAACCTGCGGGTGATTAAAAAGATTGACGAGATTGTCGCAGATATTGAGCTTTCGCAACTGATTGGCTGTCCGCCTGGCTCGCGCTGGCTGCACATCGCCAGCATTCGCGAGGATGCACAAAACCCGGATGCGCCGATCTGCTGGACGGACAGCTACGCCAGTACCGATTACTCCCGGCTACGCTCCTACATCCGCGACGATCCGCATGCGCTGATTAGCGATTTGATCGAAACGCACTACGGCATTAAGAGTCACGAGGTACATCAGGAGATCACTGCCGTTGGCGTCCCCAAAAAGGTCGCGAAGATCCTCAACGTCGCGCCGGATTCTCCGGCAATGCGCATAGTAAGACGCTATCGCGATCGTGACGGGAAGGTGTTCGAGACGACGATTTCAATTCACCCGGCAGGAAGGTACACCTGTTCCATAGTGCTGAAACCGCAGAGTTCGGGGGAATAA